DNA from Salinibacterium sp. dk2585:
CCTCGTGGTTGTTCTGCATGAACTCGACCTGCACCCCCTCGGCTTCGGCCGCGCGGGTGACCCGCGCCGCGACATCCGCCAGCGTCTCGCGCCCGTACTTCTCGGGCTCGCGCGTGCCAAGCAGGTTCAGGTTCGGCCCGTTGATGACAAGGATGAGCGGCAGATCGGTGTGCGACATGCGCCCATTCTCGCAGCGTTCGCCCCGCAGCGCCCGTCCCCCGTCGCACATTCAAGGGGCACAGCGGATGCCCGCCCCGCCTAGTGTGGAAACGATGACTCACGGCGACCACCCCGAAGGCCCGCAGCCGCCAGCGCGATCACTGCTGCACAGGGTGACGGACCTCGTGCGCGGTTCGGGCGCCCCCACGCAGATCATCTCCATCATTCATCCGAGCACGGGGGTACCCGAACGCCAGGAGCGGGCGGTCATCGACTTCTGCCTGCGCGCGGGCGAGGCCATGCTCGCGATCGGGGCCTCGGCAGCGGATGTCGTCGCGATGCTCCTGCGCATCAGTGAGAGCTACGGCATCAACGGCATGCACGTCGACATCGCGTTCACCTCGATCACGGTGTCGGTGCACCGCGGCATGGATGACGAACCCACTTCGGTCATGCGCGTCGTGCGGGTGCGCACGACCGACTACACGCGACTGCAGAAGGTCTACCGGTTGATCTTCGAGATCACGGAGACAGACCAGCCCCTTGATGTCGAGGTGGCCCGTGCGCGCCTCGTCGCGATCCTCCACGCACCGCACCCCTACCGGCGCTGGGTCATGACGGCGGGGCAGGCGATCCTCGCGGGCGGAGTCGTCGTGATGTTCAACGTGAGCTTCGTGCTGATCCTCGTGGCTGCGGCATCCGCCGTCATCTCGAGTTGGCTCGCGAGGCGGCTCTCGAAGTGGGCGGTGCCGGCGTTCTTCTCGCAGATGGCGGTCGCCGCATTCACGACGTGGATCGCGGTGCTGTTCTTCTGGTTGCGCGAGATGGGCTTCGAGTTGCCGGGCGCGAATCACCCCACCGTCATTGTGATCTCCGGCATCATCATGCTGCTCTCGGGCATCGGCCTGACCTCGGCCGCGCGTGACGCGATCGACGGGTACTACGTGACGGCGTCGGCCCGCG
Protein-coding regions in this window:
- a CDS encoding threonine/serine exporter ThrE family protein, producing MTHGDHPEGPQPPARSLLHRVTDLVRGSGAPTQIISIIHPSTGVPERQERAVIDFCLRAGEAMLAIGASAADVVAMLLRISESYGINGMHVDIAFTSITVSVHRGMDDEPTSVMRVVRVRTTDYTRLQKVYRLIFEITETDQPLDVEVARARLVAILHAPHPYRRWVMTAGQAILAGGVVVMFNVSFVLILVAAASAVISSWLARRLSKWAVPAFFSQMAVAAFTTWIAVLFFWLREMGFELPGANHPTVIVISGIIMLLSGIGLTSAARDAIDGYYVTASARGLEVVMLTLGLAVGISLTLGLALRMGVPVSVATSLGPEIEPVPGIIGASLIGVGFALTSYVRLLYVPLMAAAAGIVFAVYAVLAPSIPQPGIAPAFAGVVAGIIGYLLYRWVKIPESAITMAGIIGLIPGLALYRALYSFMETEFGVTASLPELVIALSTGVGLAAGTTIGGFMTRSAFGLDRAARLALRRSRVVR